From a single Apostichopus japonicus isolate 1M-3 chromosome 12, ASM3797524v1, whole genome shotgun sequence genomic region:
- the LOC139976751 gene encoding uronyl 2-sulfotransferase-like isoform X1, translating into MTSLKRITYRVAAVLACIPFILLYVVEVNTSWKNDRQEKPKLSQTEREVGNGATWKAKSEIKNISVKNSADRHFSLQEKLNDSSSNLLGKVKSGKKHIIIYNNVPKCGSRSLAHSIKDTLKRNGDFRGIEVKGNKMKGSDLSKSFRGIHAPSYISGHMPFVVPRRENIVYINMVRDPIQRFISGYYFAINGDEGGVKAGSKLKSNRTIDEYIKDGGAVTSHIYFHFDRYDLYETANSSDSILQRSKANIDKYFILVGLTEELEATVVLLQKLLPDLLHGLHRMYKKTTAETRSSYSTLHKVPPSNQTIEILKEKLKDEFELYLFVKQRFEEIKRRYRVT; encoded by the exons ATGACGTCACTTAAGAGAATCACGTATCGTGTAGCTGCAGTTTTAGCTTGTATTCCTTTCATACTACTCTATGTCGTAGAAGTCAACACTTCTTGGAAAAACGACCGGCAAGAAAAACCGAAGCTAAGCCAAACTGAGCGGGAAGTTGGGAACGGAGCAACATGGAAAGCCAAATCGGAAATAAAGAACATATCTGTGAAGAACTCAGCCGATCGTCATTTCT CCTTACAAGAGAAACTAAACGATAGCAGTTCCAATCTCCTGGGGAAGGTGAAAAGCGGGAAG AAGCACATCATCATCTATAACAATGTTCCTAAGTGCGGAAGCCGATCACTTGCTCACTCAATCAAAGATACCTTGAAGAGAAATGGAGACTTTAGAGGAATCGAAGTCAAG ggaaataaaatgaaagggAGCGACTTGAGCAAGTCTTTCAGAGGGATACACGCACCATCTTATATCTCTGGTCATATGCCATTTGTGGTACCAAGGAG AGAGAATATAGTTTATATCAACATGGTACGGGATCCGATCCAGCGTTTCATTTCTGGGTACTATTTTGCGATTAATGGTGACGAAGGTGGCGTGAAAGCGGGATCCAAGCTAAAGTCG AATCGGACAATAGATGAATACATTAAAGATGGCGGtgctgtgacgtcacatatatattttcactTCGATCGATATGACTTGTATGAAAC GGCCAATAGTAGTGATAGTATTCTACAACGGTCGAAGGCAaacattgataaatattttatacttgTTGGATTAACCGAGGAATTGGAGGCTACCGTAGTATTGTTGCAGAAGTTACTCCCCGATCTACTACATGGCCTACACCGGATGTACAAGAAAACTACCGCAG AGACACGTTCTAGTTATTCTACCTTGCACAAAGTGCCTCCGTCCAATCAAACGATCGAAATACTAAAGGAGAAACTTAAAGATGAATTTGAACTGTACTTGTTTGTCAAACAAAGATTTGAAGAAATTAAGAGACGATACAGGGTGACGTAG
- the LOC139976751 gene encoding uronyl 2-sulfotransferase-like isoform X2: protein MTSLNRISWRVAVVLACISLILFYVVVVNTSWKYDRQEQSKLSQTFLEVGNGATWKAKSNIKNISVKNSGDRHFSLQKKLNDNSTNLLGKVKRGKKHILIYNNVPKCGSRSLAHSIRDTLKRNGNLRRIEVQGNKMKGSDLSKSFRGIHAPSYISGHMPFVVPSRENIVYINMVRDPVQRFISGYYFAINGDEGGVKAGSKLKSNRTIDEYIKDGGAVTSHIFFHFDRYDLYETANNSDSILQRSKANIDKYFILVGLTEELEATVVLLQKLLPDLLHGLHRMYKKTTAERRSNYSTLYKVPPSNQTIEILKEKLKDEFELYLFVKQRFEEIKRRYRVT from the exons ATGACGTCACTTAACAGAATATCGTGGCGTGTAGCTGTAGTTTTAGCTTGTATTTCTTTGATATTATTCTATGTCGTAGTAGTCAACACTTCTTGGAAATACGACCGGCAAGAACAATCGAAGCTAAGCCAAACATTCCTGGAAGTTGGGAACGGAGCAACATGGAAAGCCAAATCGAACATAAAGAACATATCTGTGAAGAACTCAGGCGATCGTCATTTCT CCTTACAAAAGAAACTAAATGATAACAGCACCAATCTCCTGGGGAAGGTGAAAAGAGGGAAG AAACACATCCTCATCTATAACAATGTTCCTAAGTGCGGAAGCCGATCACTAGCTCACTCAATCAGAGATACCTTGAAGAGAAATGGAAACCTGAGAAGAATCGAAGTCCAG ggaaataaaatgaaagggAGCGACTTGAGCAAGTCTTTCAGAGGGATACACGCACCATCTTATATCTCTGGTCATATGCCATTTGTGGTACCAAGCAG AGAGAATATAGTTTATATCAACATGGTACGGGATCCGGTCCAGCGTTTCATTTCTGGGTACTATTTTGCGATTAATGGTGACGAAGGTGGCGTGAAAGCGGGATCCAAGCTAAAGTCG AATCGGACAATAGATGAATACATTAAAGATGGCGGtgctgtgacgtcacatattttttttcacttcgaTCGATATGACTTGTATGAAAC GGCCAATAATAGTGATAGTATTCTACAACGGTCGAAGgcaaatattgataaatattttatacttgTTGGATTAACCGAGGAATTGGAGGCTACCGTAGTATTATTGCAAAAGTTACTCCCCGATCTACTTCATGGCCTACACCGGATGTACAAGAAAACTACCGCAG AGAGACGTTCCAATTATTCTACCTTATACAAAGTGCCTCCATCCAATCAAACGATCGAAATATTGAAGGAGAAACTTAAAGATGAATTTGAACTTTACTTGTTTGTCAAACAAAGATTTGAAGAAATTAAGAGACGATACAGGGTGACGTAG
- the LOC139976754 gene encoding uronyl 2-sulfotransferase-like: MASTKALETIAQFLLFLSILSFFISYNDLEQAKFDRISWKYADFKRVSKRRSVSLRSGDESRDKNKTRMYGIPKTGMKYVVIYNAVSKCGSRSLLSSLYSLYTPREVHVDVTRVLSIPTPYNASFLLRRVQSMKTPGFVSGHLPFNIYARDDVVHISMIRNPLERLISLYYFNLYGDAGGLRNKEFDKRWQGKKFDSLEELSNKDGYPQRQNLLWFFTGDERVRDDPERAVALAKSNILNHFIFIGILEEYNASVAIFEKLLPQVMNGLPSAYNKTMTERRDMYRTVNRTTPSTKTIEMLMENDKFLNYEFEIYYFVKQLFMELKKTFQIS, encoded by the exons ATGGCCTCTACAAAAGCATTAGAAACTATCGCACAGTTTCTTCTCTTCCTCTcgattttgtcatttttcatttcttacaaCGATTTGGAACAAGCGAAATTTGATAGAATATCGTGGAAATATGCTGACTTCAAAAGGGTCTCGAAACGTCGATCAGTTTCTCTTCGATCAG GAGATGAATCGAGGGATAAGAACAAGACGCGGATGTACGGGATACCGAAGACTGGAATG AAATATGTTGTCATCTATAATGCCGTTTCTAAGTGCGGGAGTAGGTCACTACTATCTAGCCTCTATAGCTTGTACACGCCGCGTGAGGTGCATGTGGATGTGACACGTGTCTTATCG ATCCCTACACCATACAATGCATCATTTTTGCTCAGACGTGTTCAATCAATGAAGACCCCTGGATTTGTGTCCGGTCATTTACCATTCAACATATACGCCAG AGATGACGTTGTTCACATAAGCATGATTCGAAATCCCTTGGAACGCCTGATTTCTCTCTACTACTTCAACCTGTACGGAGATGCAGGAGGATTACGTAATAAAGAATTTGATAAGAGATGGCAAGGCAAG AAATTTGATTCTCTGGAAGAACTTTCTAACAAAGATGGATATCCTCAGAGACAGAATTTGCTTTGGTTCTTTACCGGTGACGAAAGAGTTCG AGATGATCCCGAAAGAGCTGTTGCTCTTGCTAAAAGTAACATCCTCAATCACTTTATATTCATAGGAATTTTGGAAGAATATAATGCAAGTGTCGCGATATTTGAGAAACTTCTCCCACAAGTGATGAACGGTTTGCCGTCCGCGTacaacaaaacaatgacag AGCGACGAGATATGTATAGAACTGTAAACAGAACGACGCCCTCTACCAAAACCATAGAGATGTTGATGGAGAATGACAAATTCCTGAATTACGAGTTTGAGATCTACTACTTTGTCAAACAACTATTTATGGAATTGAAGAAgacttttcaaatttcttaa
- the LOC139976750 gene encoding uncharacterized protein — MDQQIENLIKALQEEQEKSGNDHCCPPDPLDGIPSNPVIGDQSNLSNVLQEIYHTSSFLQKPDSEAEGLIGYNITRHSVLSVIQNPYMCAMCGVVFAFSGNLTKHIRTTHTALEDPTVQVKKVEPTSTDEKIGKAKKRGRPRKTDSEKSGGNKENKDQVGIEVKHTGEGSEETGSRPRRERKVPKRYQDDGGEESVIDEDKTTTQEDGDDSDKSKGVEGHDADRSEDEVEKPVKRKKKRKSLPVEIENADVADEVIGLTSEIYKPFPCEFCAEIFRSFKQRSDHRLQAHENEILKCKECAKLFPLNKFWLYQRHCQTHERAKKAKARRRPEGELVCNICGTSVTTAACLSIHIQHLHPEAVHIDKPFRCAECGKVFRTKYLLKSHVSLVHTDEKPFSCSVCGKGFKTKRYLEMHLRVHTGEKPFGCRFCDKCFRTNAGRRKHERIHTKERPYKCQYCDKDYYTKISMLEHTTSAHTQDRPLMCEICGKTFVHRASLRQHKFLHTGQKPFVCQFCNRAFSQKVNLQDHVRSLHTHEKPYKCNLCEMAFSRSTGRNEHMKKKHKSEPHVRQYSLVNFHTNPVDEVEISGLEVEF, encoded by the coding sequence ATGGATCAACAGATCGAGAATTTAATCAAGGCCCTTCAAGAGGAACAGGAAAAGTCAGGCAATGATCATTGCTGCCCACCAGATCCCTTGGATGGTATTCCTTCAAATCCTGTAATCGGTGACCAAAGTAATCTGTCCAACGTTTTACAGGAAATTTATCACACCAGCAGTTTCCTTCAGAAACCAGATTCTGAGGCTGAAGGGTTGATAGGTTACAACATAACGAGACATTCTGTGCTGAGCGTTATTCAGAATCCTTACATGTGTGCCATGTGTGGAGTCGTATTTGCTTTCTCTGGGAATCTCACTAAACACATAAGAACTACACACACTGCATTGGAAGATCCAACAGTACAAGTGAAAAAAGTAGAACCAACTTCGACCGACGAAAAGATCGGGAAAGCAAAGAAGAGGGGTAGACCTCGAAAGACAGACTCGGAGAAAAGCGGcggaaacaaagaaaacaaagaccaGGTTGGGATAGAGGTCAAACACACAGGTGAAGGTTCAGAAGAAACAGGTAGTCGGCCACGACGAGAGAGAAAGGTTCCAAAGAGGTATCAGGATGATGGAGGCGAAGAATCAGTTATTGACGAAGACAAGACAACCACACAAGAAGATGGAGATGATTCGGACAAATCTAAAGGAGTGGAAGGTCATGATGCAGATCGGAGCGAGGATGAAGTTGAGAAACCTGTcaagaggaaaaagaaaaggaaatccCTTCCAGTCGAGATTGAAAACGCTGATGTTGCCGACGAGGTAATTGGCTTAACCTCAGAGATTTACAAACCGTTTCCGTGTGAATTTTGCGCTGAAATTTTCAGGAGTTTCAAACAACGTTCTGACCATCGTCTTCAAGcgcatgaaaatgaaattttgaaatgcaaaGAATGTGCAAAGCTGTTTCCGTTGAACAAGTTCTGGCTATATCAGAGACATTGCCAAACCCACGAGAGGGCCAAGAAAGCCAAGGCCCGTCGAAGGCCAGAGGGGGAACTGGTCTGCAACATCTGCGGGACATCGGTGACCACAGCTGCCTGTCTGTCCATCCATATACAGCATCTCCATCCCGAGGCTGTTCACATCGACAAGCCTTTCCGCTGTGCAGAATGCGGGAAAGTGTTTCGAACAAAGTACCTGTTGAAATCTCACGTCAGTTTGGTGCACACGGACGAAAAGCCGTTTTCGTGCAGCGTGTGCGGGAAGGGGTTCAAGACCAAACGGTATCTTGAGATGCATTTAAGAGTCCATACGGGAGAGAAACCATTCGGATGCCGGTTTTGCGATAAATGTTTCCGGACCAACGCAGGCAGGAGGAAACACGAACGGATACACACGAAAGAACGACCCTACAAGTGTCAATATTGCGACAAGGATTATTACACGAAGATCTCTATGTTAGAACACACGACTTCAGCTCACACGCAGGATCGACCGTTAATGTGTGAAATCTGTGGCAAGACGTTCGTCCATCGGGCCAGTCTAAGACAGCACAAGTTTCTACATACCGGCCAAAAGCCATTCGTCTGCCAGTTTTGTAACCGCGCCTTTTCTCAAAAAGTGAATCTGCAAGACCATGTTCGGAGTCTCCACACCCATGAGAAACCCTACAAGTGTAACCTGTGCGAGATGGCTTTCTCCAGATCTACTGGCAGAAATGAACACATGAAGAAGAAGCACAAATCTGAACCCCATGTGAGACAGTATTCGTTAGTTAACTTCCACACAAATCCAGTAGACGAGGTTGAGATATCTGGCCTCGAAGTTGAATTCTGA